TTAGAACAGGTGTATAACATATGCATTTATCCTTACCTGCAACATTAGACAAGGTGACCCTTTGTCTCCGTATCTTTTTCTCATTGCTATGGAAAAACTATCTCACATGATTGAAGATAGAACTATCAAAGGGGCTTGGAAACCAATGCGAGCTAGAAGGGATGACTTATTGCTTTTTGCCGAAGCTTTATGGCAGCAAATGAAAATGCTTTTAAGCACTCTGAGCGTGTTTAGTAAAGCATTGGGATTACAGATAAATGTGGCTAAAACATTTATACTCTACTCTAAAACTGTTACAACAGCAGAGAGAAGTGCAATAAATAGTGTGTACACTTCAAGGAAGTCCCTTGTTTGGGACGCTATTTGGGGGCTATGATCTCgaactcgaaaaaaaataaaggacAGTTTCAAGATGATTATAGAGAGATTTAAAGAGAAGCTTAAGGGAAGGAAAGTAAGATGTTTGTCTATGGTAGAGAAAATCACTTTAGTCTAATTAGTCATCAACCCTTGTCTCAACTTTGATATGGCTCATACTAGGAGAAACTCCAACAAAGTTTTATGTGGGGAAAGAAGAATAACAACAGAAAATTGCACGCTGTTAGCTAGGAAAGAATGTGCAAACCAAAAGTTCAGGAGAGCTTAGGGATTTGTAAGCTCAATCTTATTAATAAAGTTTTTCTTATGAAAACTTTGTGAAAAACTTTGACAGAGCCAAATTCTTTGTGGGTCAATATGGTATACGCTAAGTATGGTAGAGGACAAGACTTAATGTCTAATATTATCTCTCACCTCTCGAATTCTCCCTTCTAGAAATAACTAGTTAAAGTATGGAAAAGTATAAGAGAACATATTGGCTATAATATTGGTGATGGCCGCAAAACAAATTTTTGGAGTGAATGGTGGGTTAAGGGTGAAGAcaagcttattttaaagattaCAACTGAGCTCGGAGAAGATATGATGGATGCTAAAGTTCGCGACTTTGTCCTTCAAAATGGTGAGTGGAATATGAACCTTTTGAGGCAATTCCTCCCTAATGactctataaataaaataagagctTTGTTGCCACCCAATGATAAAATGGGAATTCTTTTGAAAAGGAACAAGCAATGCTAACTTTATTGTGGCAAGTGCTTACTTTATGATTACAAAGGAGAAAGGATAGGAATATATGGCATGGAAAATTATCTAACAATGGAAAGGTCCATAGTGCATAAAATGCTTTATGTGAATGATCCTTCACAAGAGACTATTGACTGCAAGTTGAAGAGCAAAGCTGTTTGGAAGCTATCCGATCTGCTACCTCTATGACAGATAGCAAGAAACGCTCCTCCTAAGATATTGCACATCGGCGACTAAAATCTGGGTACGTATGGTGTATCCCCAaaacttatatttttttcttgGAACTTCCTTTGATCTATGGATTAGATGGAACCTGACTTTGAAAATTGGCACCTCAAAAGAGAGAACATAATTATCGTATTTCATAATAACTTGCTGGAAAATGTGGAACtggagaaaaagaaatattttttctgCTCCATATAAAAGACCAATCTATGCTATGGACTCCGATCCATAATTCCATTTGTCCAAAGCATCCATGAGGCCTTTAAAAAGCATACCCTACTGTAGAATTTTAGAAGAAGAGTTGAATGCCACATAAAATGGAGACCTCCTCTTTCAGGATGGATAAAAATCAATTCGAATAGAACTTCTGTGAGTAACCCTGGCATAGTAGGGTATAGTGAATTAATAAGATATGACCAGAGACACTGAATAGCAGgatatatgtttgattttggGACTGTACAACATTTAAAGTAGAGCTGTGGGGAGTGGTTAAGTGTTGGAGATTGCATAGGACCTAGAACTTAAAAGAATTGAGCTTGAAGTAGACTCCAAAACTATATATACTCTCCTAAATAAATAGAATATCTCAATACATCCAAATACTTTAGTAAGAAGAATCAGTCAACTCAAGCAGTGAAATTGGAGGCTATCTTTTGTgcataattacaaaaaaaaaaaaaaatcatacaacAGATTTTCTTGCTAGGAGGAGTCTTAGCTTAAGTGAGGATTTTCAGTTTGTTGATAACCCTATTCAGGAATTTTGTGAAATCATTGATGATGATGCTAAAGGGGTCTTATTACCCTATGTAATTTCAACTTGTAATCTCTAGGCTTTGCCctgtttgttaattaaaaaaaatagtttactGGCGAAAAAGATACTTGCATGAGTCTCTATGCTCAAGTCAAAAGAATTTTTGAGACAAAAAATAAGAGTATTAAAGACTTGTTTGAGTAagctttttttaaaaaacaaagaaaattttttcaagttatcttttattaaaagatcttttagaaaagtaaaagtaattttatatttagatatctcatataaaaagatcttttgatctattaattatgtttgagaacaacaatataaaaatacttttttattatttattatatgaaaaatattttttgtttagaaAAAAAGATGGAAATggtatctttttaaatttttttatttttttagtatttttatttttgctataAGAAATTTCATTTTCCtaactaatattaatattttttattttttttgttttttttttgttgtccacggtatcccccaacccaaCAAGTCAAGAACTAAGCCGTCGCGGATTTGAGCTctatttaagggtctgccgctggctaatgaattgctgcatgcacaagactGGATTCGAACCCttaacacttgtttaagcggacgagtgagctaaATActgaccaacccaagttggttatattttttagtttgttaTATCTCATTCCTGGGCTCATGATCTTATGCGAATGTgaaataatgtttttttttaaacaaaataaccTACATACAGGCCCAAGTAATAATAACAGACAATAGGGAAGGCCCAATGAGTTGCGACTCCACGGAAGAAGATTTGGTCGGCCCAGTCCATCCATTTAAGGCCGAAAGTCAACGGACAGAAATAAAGGTAAAACTTAAAAAGTCAAGAAGTGGAAAGAGAGAACGAAATCCAAGTGTTCTAGTCCCTTGGACCGGGTCGTTGGCCTGGTCCAAGGccacgtccaaaaaaaaaaaacaaagaacgaAATCCAAGTGAGGGTAGGAGTTGAGTTGAGGTTCAGTTTTGACTTTTGAGTGTCGGCAACGGAAAGAATCAACAGAATTTGTGTGGATCTCTCCTTAATAATAATCAAACCATGGAGTCTCGTATTTTTCATTCTCGTTACGTTCATGTCTTTAACTGCACTCCATTAATAATACCCACCGGAGCTTTTGTTTTAGATCAGAGACAGACAAGTATTATGGAATATATATGTGGTAACATTAATTGACACCCACTTCTATTTTCTGCACTGACTCCCTcatatccttttatttttctatttaattaattattattttattatgttcCTTAACTAGCAACATTATTAATTGTTGTTGTCCTCCTCTCCTTAATCATGCCACCCTTGAtctcttctcttttttgtttCACCCTCCTAATAGGTATATAATCGCGTGTTGTAACATGAATGTAATTTCAGCTAAGTTGATCCAATTAGTCATCATTACCCATAAACTCATAATAAATATACGATATTTATGGATCAAAAAGCAATATCCACCTAACTATGAAAAACCTTGTAATCCAAGTCTCATACACATACATGGAATTAAAGGTaatgttattattataaaattaaggaACAAACCTATTATATTCTTTCTCAACCCTACGAACCTTAGGCTTCCAGTCCAATTCAAGCATAGCTTATCTGCAAGACAAAGCAAATGGGAACTAAAAGCAAAACAAAATTCACAAAGACATCAATTCCTACTCCACCTTTTCTCCATTGTTGGTAGTATTATTTGAAAGGgtcttgataataataataataatattcagtTGTGAAATTCAGATGATCATGTGGTTTAGACAATAAACAAAGCACAACTGGGAAGAAGACGCTAACAGCTTTCACACATTTTTTTAGACTAGTTTGGAATTGGATTCCCCACGTTTTTGAACTTTCATTTTTTCTATTGGTTTAGTTTGTTGGCCCCACAATTTTCCGTAGCTTTCATACTCAAATTTGGTGAGCCAATGAGTACATATATTGAGAGACTGTAGGCCTACTGCTTCACAAGAACAGCACAGCCTCAAATTGTTCTGAAAGATTTGCTGATTACAATTGTTGAATTGGCTTACACGTATGGAGACTTTAAAGAAGATTTTTGCTTGTTCTGTtgaatttctcttttcttataagaaatgCTAGGAGGTCAATACTTTtagcaggaaaaaaaaaaaatagcagttGTCTAGTGTTAGCTTAAATACAAGAAAAAATATTAGCCGCATAccatttctcttttcttattactTAATTGCTAGCACATAAGTTGTAATAACTGCGGTAGATGCTTGCAAGTTAATAGGGACCATTGCAGCAATTAAGAATTTAAGATGGCAGTATATGGTAGATGACATATTATATTATAGTATAAGTAGCATATGGTACATGAGACATTATTTTAATGCTGGTGATGTTTTACTCATCTAAAGGACAAAACATTCAAGTGTTTTGTATTAATTTTCTTCTACAAAAATTAGATGATCATGGAAATAGTTGGTGTAGAGATTGAGATTCTAAACATAAGATATGATTATTGTTTCACATAAAACCTCTGAAAAGTATGCATGTTCCCAACTATTTTCTGATATTGTTTTCTTTGGCAGATCATGGAGGGAAAACACTCTGTTCCAAGTATGACCAAGCCTACTAATATCATACAAAATCATGACTTCTCTGAAGGGCTAAGCTTTTGGCATCCGAATGGCTGTGACGGCTATGTTGCTTCAACTGAACCAGGTCCTCAAGGAGGAGTGACAATGACATTAGGTGCTAAATATGCTGTTATCACAAACAGAAAGGAATGGTGGCAAGGTCTTGAGCAAGATATCACTGGAAAAATCTCTGTCGCTTCCACTTATGCTGTTTCGGCCAATGTTGGAGTAGCTGCACTTTCTGAGGGATCTGCTGATGTTCTAGCTACCCTGAAACTAGAGTATCATGGTTCTGATGCAAGCTACCTGTTCCTTGGGAGgtacataataatttttataatctcATTGTATTCTCTTCCTTGTTCTATAAGATACATTTACCAAAATGCTTACAAAATTGACCATTATTTTCTACAGAACTTCTTGTACAAATGGTAGCTGGGAAAATCTGAAAGGGACATTTTCATTGTCAACTATGCCTGATCGAGTTACATTTTATTTGGAAGGACCTGCTCCTGGAGTTGACCTTCTTATACAATCAGTAGAGATTACCTGCTCTAGTTCAAGTGATATTGAGGATCATGTAATTATCCATTTCTGAATACTGTTACATCTTTGCAAAAATTATAAATCTTGGTGAAAATTCTAATATATTTAACAAACTTGAAGCACATACATACTGAAATGAAATAGTTACCACATCTTCCATTGCAAGTAATCTCTTTTAAACTCACTAACTTGTGATGAATTGTCCTCTTTTGTTTTATAATAAAGGCAAAAACAACAGGAACTTTGTCAACTGAAGATGATAACATCATAATAAACCCACAATTTGATGATGGCCAGAATAACTGGTCTGGAAGAGGCTGCAAGATCGCAATACACGACTCACTGGGAAATGGAAAAGTCCTTCCCAAGGTTGGAAAATTCTTTGCAGCTGCAACAGAACGCACCCAAAGCTGGAATGGAATTCAGCAGGACATTACCGGACGGGTGCAGCGCAAGCTCGCCTATGAACTCTCTGCTTTGGTTCGGATATTTGGAGGCAATGTGACTTCTTCTGATGTCCGCGCAACTTTATGGGTTCAGAATCCGGATTCTCGAGAGCAGTATATAGGAATTGCCAAGTTAGTAGCATTTTATGATTGTGTACTTTCAGAAAACAAGATTACTTGATCTTAAAACTacctcaaaatttattttaattgctgaACAAAGAGCATGTTTTACCAAAAGTGTGCAGGCAACAAATCAAGATTGGGTTCAATTGCAGGGAAAGTTCCTCATAAATAATTCCCCATCAAAAGTGGTTGTTTATTTAGAAGGTCCCCCAGCAGGCATTGACATTCTTGTCAATACTATTGTTATAAAACATGCTCCCAAGACACCTCCATCAACGCCACCAGATTTTGAGGTTCAAAATATTTCCAGTCAAACACATTAATTTACATTAGCATTATGGATGGTTTTGTGTATATGTTTCAAGAACTTAAAGAGTGGCCTTGTGTTTGCAGGATGCTCCTTTTGGGATTAATATAATTGAGAATAGTAATCTGGCTAATGGCACCAATGGATGGTTTCCCCTTGGTAATTGTACTCTGAGTGTTGGAACCGGTTCGCCACGTGTGCTTCCACCAATGGCAAGAGACTCTCTTGGACCTCACGAATCATTGAGCGGCCGCTATGTCCTTGTAACGAACCGCACCCAAACATGGATGGGGCCTGCGCAGATGATCACTGAGAAATTGAAGCTGTTCTTAACATACCAAGTGTCTGCTTGGGTGAGGATTGGTTCAACAGGATCAGTTGGTCCTCAGAATGTGAATGTTGCCCTTAGTGTTGACGATCAGTG
This region of Arachis hypogaea cultivar Tifrunner chromosome 8, arahy.Tifrunner.gnm2.J5K5, whole genome shotgun sequence genomic DNA includes:
- the LOC112706390 gene encoding endo-1,4-beta-xylanase 1 isoform X2 gives rise to the protein MEGKHSVPSMTKPTNIIQNHDFSEGLSFWHPNGCDGYVASTEPGPQGGVTMTLGAKYAVITNRKEWWQGLEQDITGKISVASTYAVSANVGVAALSEGSADVLATLKLEYHGSDASYLFLGRTSCTNGSWENLKGTFSLSTMPDRVTFYLEGPAPGVDLLIQSVEITCSSSSDIEDHAKTTGTLSTEDDNIIINPQFDDGQNNWSGRGCKIAIHDSLGNGKVLPKVGKFFAAATERTQSWNGIQQDITGRVQRKLAYELSALVRIFGGNVTSSDVRATLWVQNPDSREQYIGIANVQATNQDWVQLQGKFLINNSPSKVVVYLEGPPAGIDILVNTIVIKHAPKTPPSTPPDFEDAPFGINIIENSNLANGTNGWFPLGNCTLSVGTGSPRVLPPMARDSLGPHESLSGRYVLVTNRTQTWMGPAQMITEKLKLFLTYQVSAWVRIGSTGSVGPQNVNVALSVDDQWVNGGQVEVADDRWHEIGGSFRIEKQPSKVMVYIQGPASGVDLMIAGLQIFPVDRQARFRYLRRQTDKVRKRDVILKFSGLEDISGLGTLVKVRQIQNDFPIGTCINRTNIDNEDFVDFFVKHFNWAVFGNELKWYWTEPQQGNINYKDADEMLDLCLKNKIETRSHCIFWEVEGTVQQWIKSLNKDDLMKAVQNRLSSLLNRYKGKFRHYDVNNEMLHGSFYQDRLGRDIRANMFKTAHQLDPSATLFVNDYHIEDGNDTRSTPEKYIQQILDLQHQGAPVGGIGIQGHIDSPVGPIVCSALDKLGTLGLPIWFTELDVSSRNEYVRADDLEVMMREAMAHPSVDGIMLWGFWELFMSRENSHLVNAEGDVNEAGKRLLCLKQEWLSHSHGCVDDQGLFSFRGFSGTYNVEVVTLSKIVSKTFVVGKGDSPLEVEVSFD
- the LOC112706390 gene encoding endo-1,4-beta-xylanase 1 isoform X3 — protein: MIMEGKHSVPSMTKPTNIIQNHDFSEGLSFWHPNGCDGYVASTEPGPQGGVTMTLGAKYAVITNRKEWWQGLEQDITGKISVASTYAVSANVGVAALSEGSADVLATLKLEYHGSDASYLFLGRTSCTNGSWENLKGTFSLSTMPDRVTFYLEGPAPGVDLLIQSVEITCSSSSDIEDHAKTTGTLSTEDDNIIINPQFDDGQNNWSGRGCKIAIHDSLGNGKVLPKVGKFFAAATERTQSWNGIQQDITGRVQRKLAYELSALVRIFGGNVTSSDVRATLWVQNPDSREQYIGIANVQATNQDWVQLQGKFLINNSPSKVVVYLEGPPAGIDILVNTIVIKHAPKTPPSTPPDFEDAPFGINIIENSNLANGTNGWFPLGNCTLSVGTGSPRVLPPMARDSLGPHESLSGRYVLVTNRTQTWMGPAQMITEKLKLFLTYQVSAWVRIGSTGSVGPQNVNVALSVDDQWVNGGQVEVADDRWHEIGGSFRIEKQPSKVMVYIQGPASGVDLMIAGLQIFPVDRQARFRYLRRQTDKVRKRDVILKFSGLEDISGLGTLVKVRQIQNDFPIGTCINRTNIDNEDFVDFFVKHFNWAVFGNELKWYWTEPQQGNINYKDADEMLDLCLKNKIETRSHCIFWEVEGTVQQWIKSLNKDDLMKAVQNRLSSLLNRYKGKFRHYDVNNEMLHGSFYQDRLGRDIRANMFKTAHQLDPSATLFVNDYHIEDGNDTRSTPEKYIQQILDLQHQGAPVGGIGIQGHIDSPVGPIVCSALDKLGTLGLPIWFTELDVSSRNEYVRADDLEVMMREAMAHPSVDGIMLWGFWELFMSRENSHLVNAEGDVNEAGKRLLCLKQEWLSHSHGCVDDQGLFSFRGFSGTYNVEVVTLSKIVSKTFVVGKGDSPLEVEVSFD